In a single window of the Betaproteobacteria bacterium genome:
- a CDS encoding PTS fructose transporter subunit IIA yields MIGILIVAHETLGECLIRCATHVLGALPPHLLHVAVRPDDDPQAVVPAAKRLVAELDRGAGVLVLTDIFGATPCNIACQLIVPGRVEGVAGVSLPMLMRALTYRNESLETLVERALSGGRDGVARMPSSDTEKCSSEKLRL; encoded by the coding sequence ATGATTGGGATCCTGATTGTTGCGCACGAAACCCTCGGCGAATGTCTGATCCGCTGCGCCACGCACGTGCTGGGAGCGCTGCCGCCGCATCTTCTGCACGTCGCCGTCCGCCCGGACGACGACCCGCAGGCGGTCGTCCCGGCGGCGAAGCGGCTCGTGGCGGAGCTCGATCGCGGTGCCGGTGTGCTGGTGCTGACCGACATCTTCGGTGCGACGCCCTGCAACATCGCCTGTCAGCTGATCGTACCGGGGCGGGTGGAGGGTGTGGCCGGGGTGAGTCTGCCCATGCTCATGCGGGCGCTCACGTATCGCAACGAATCCCTCGAAACGCTTGTGGAGCGGGCACTTTCCGGCGGCCGTGACGGTGTCGCCCGCATGCCCAGTTCCGACACGGAAAAATGCAGCAGCGAGAAACTGAGATTGTGA
- the gshB gene encoding glutathione synthase, with translation MKLAFILDPLESIKTYKDSTFAMMREAAARRHAVFVLQQEDLAWKGGRVVGQARALELTGDAHDWYRAADAVETPLADFDAVLMRKDPPFDMEYIYSTYLLELAEQAGARVYNRPAAIRDFNEKLAIARFPEFTPPTIVTRKEALVRAFLADHGDIILKPLDGMGGASVFRLHAQDPNIGVIIETLTHFGRRTIMAQRFIPEIVQGDKRILLIAGKPVPYSLARIPKPGETRGNLAAGGIGVAQPLSARDREIAESLGPRLWALGLLLVGLDVIGDYLTEVNVTSPTCMQEIREQSGFDAAAMMIDALESP, from the coding sequence ATGAAACTAGCGTTCATCCTCGACCCCCTCGAGTCCATCAAGACCTACAAGGACTCCACGTTTGCCATGATGCGGGAGGCCGCCGCGCGCCGGCACGCCGTCTTCGTGCTGCAGCAGGAGGACCTGGCCTGGAAGGGGGGACGGGTGGTCGGGCAGGCGCGGGCGCTGGAGCTGACGGGCGACGCCCACGACTGGTACCGCGCGGCGGACGCGGTCGAGACGCCGCTCGCGGACTTCGACGCCGTTCTCATGCGCAAGGACCCGCCGTTCGACATGGAGTACATCTACTCCACCTATCTGCTCGAACTCGCGGAGCAGGCGGGCGCGCGCGTCTACAACCGCCCTGCCGCCATCCGCGATTTCAACGAGAAGCTGGCGATCGCGCGCTTCCCCGAGTTCACACCGCCGACCATCGTCACCCGCAAGGAGGCGCTCGTGCGTGCCTTCCTCGCCGACCATGGCGACATCATCCTGAAGCCGCTCGACGGCATGGGCGGCGCCTCGGTGTTCCGCCTGCACGCCCAGGATCCGAACATCGGCGTCATCATCGAGACCCTCACCCATTTCGGGCGCCGGACCATCATGGCGCAGCGCTTCATCCCCGAGATCGTGCAGGGCGACAAGCGCATCCTGCTGATTGCCGGCAAGCCGGTACCGTATTCGCTCGCGCGCATCCCGAAACCCGGCGAGACGCGCGGCAACCTGGCGGCCGGCGGCATCGGCGTCGCACAGCCGCTCTCCGCCCGCGACCGCGAGATCGCCGAGAGCCTGGGACCGCGCCTCTGGGCCCTGGGACTGCTGCTGGTCGGGCTCGACGTGATCGGGGATTACCTGACCGAGGTCAACGTGACGAGCCCCACCTGCATGCAGGAGATCCGCGAGCAGTCCGGCTTCGATGCCGCCGCGATGATGATCGATGCGCTGGAGAGCCCCTGA
- a CDS encoding HPr family phosphocarrier protein: MQQRETEIVNKLGLHARASAKITQLAGQFKSDIWLSRSGRRVNAKSIMGVMMLAAAKGSTVGIETDGPDEQQAMDALVQLIASRFGESE, encoded by the coding sequence ATGCAGCAGCGAGAAACTGAGATTGTGAACAAGCTTGGCTTGCACGCCCGGGCCTCGGCCAAGATCACGCAGCTTGCCGGGCAGTTCAAGAGCGATATCTGGCTTTCGCGCAGCGGTCGCCGGGTCAACGCCAAGAGCATCATGGGTGTGATGATGCTGGCGGCGGCCAAGGGTTCGACCGTCGGCATCGAGACCGACGGTCCGGACGAGCAACAGGCGATGGATGCGCTCGTGCAGTTGATCGCGAGCAGATTTGGCGAATCGGAATGA